One segment of Candidatus Thermoplasmatota archaeon DNA contains the following:
- the glmM gene encoding phosphoglucosamine mutase, with the protein MPRLFGTNGIRGVINQEMTPELALGIGKALGTYLKKNKVQPKLAIGTDARLSNAMLATAVTSGLLSTGCTVVDLGLVPTPTLQYTVKEKKYDAGVIITASHNPPEFNGIKGVSSTGAEFTQEIEQAIEQIYFQNHYTQASWDMVGQYSTDAHAIDRYLKAITTLVDVARIKKQKFRVVLDCGNGVGSLAAPALLKHLGCTVTSLNCNPDGRFPGRPSEPLPENLTCLIDTVMKENADVGVALDGDADRAIFIDEQGKYIWGDKTLSLLGKHIVIRNQGGIVVTPVTTSTCFEDTIKAHHGQVIYTRVGSPVVASAMMHHHAVFGGEENGGLIFPSLHYCRDACMSIASLLELLSQEKKPLSALIAQLPEYEMYKTKIPCPNLLKECVVQKLASHIQDMPDIVNVDQTDGIKIYTQQGWILLRPSGTEPIFRIYAEAHQKDIAEKIAETYKKLVQEIINHLKNASNDA; encoded by the coding sequence ATGCCTCGGCTTTTTGGAACCAACGGTATCCGCGGTGTTATCAACCAAGAAATGACTCCAGAGCTTGCACTTGGCATCGGGAAAGCTCTTGGAACATACCTGAAAAAAAACAAAGTTCAACCAAAACTTGCGATTGGAACTGATGCACGACTCTCAAATGCCATGCTGGCAACAGCGGTAACCTCTGGACTCCTCTCAACAGGATGCACTGTTGTCGATCTCGGCTTAGTTCCAACACCAACACTGCAATATACGGTTAAAGAAAAAAAATATGATGCAGGTGTCATCATCACTGCATCTCACAATCCTCCAGAATTTAACGGTATTAAAGGAGTGAGTTCGACCGGAGCTGAATTCACCCAAGAGATCGAACAAGCAATAGAACAGATCTACTTTCAGAACCACTACACTCAAGCATCATGGGACATGGTTGGTCAGTATTCAACCGATGCCCATGCAATAGACCGGTACCTGAAAGCAATCACTACTCTTGTTGACGTTGCACGTATCAAAAAACAAAAATTCCGCGTGGTTCTTGACTGCGGAAACGGCGTAGGAAGTCTTGCAGCACCAGCTCTCCTCAAACACCTTGGATGTACCGTCACATCGCTGAACTGCAACCCCGACGGGCGATTCCCAGGAAGACCTTCAGAACCACTCCCAGAAAATCTTACCTGCTTGATTGATACAGTAATGAAAGAAAATGCCGATGTCGGTGTTGCCCTTGATGGTGATGCAGATCGAGCAATTTTTATTGATGAACAAGGAAAATATATCTGGGGTGACAAGACACTCTCCTTACTCGGAAAACATATTGTTATACGAAATCAAGGAGGAATCGTGGTAACACCTGTAACGACGTCAACCTGTTTCGAAGATACCATCAAAGCACATCACGGTCAAGTTATCTACACTCGCGTTGGATCACCGGTTGTCGCATCAGCGATGATGCACCACCATGCGGTTTTCGGCGGTGAAGAAAACGGTGGACTCATATTTCCCTCATTGCACTACTGCCGCGATGCGTGTATGTCAATAGCATCTCTGCTTGAACTCCTTTCTCAAGAAAAAAAACCGTTATCTGCCCTTATTGCACAACTCCCGGAGTATGAAATGTATAAAACGAAAATACCGTGCCCGAATCTGCTCAAAGAATGTGTAGTCCAAAAGCTGGCTAGTCACATCCAAGATATGCCTGATATCGTAAACGTTGATCAAACCGATGGCATAAAAATATATACTCAGCAGGGATGGATTCTCCTACGACCTTCAGGAACAGAGCCAATATTCCGAATTTATGCAGAGGCACACCAGAAGGACATCGCTGAAAAAATCGCAGAGACCTACAAAAAACTAGTTCAAGAGATCATCAATCATCTAAAAAATGCATCAAACGACGCATAA
- a CDS encoding DUF2080 family transposase-associated protein — protein sequence MRTISLIDKELTLKDNVEVFYEKRITPFGTSAKVDAPKKYIGKRAYVIILKD from the coding sequence ATGCGTACGATTTCTCTCATTGATAAGGAGCTTACATTGAAGGACAATGTAGAAGTCTTTTATGAAAAAAGAATAACACCTTTTGGGACAAGTGCAAAAGTCGATGCACCAAAAAAATACATAGGCAAACGAGCCTATGTTATCATCCTTAAAGACTGA